In Oryza sativa Japonica Group chromosome 1, ASM3414082v1, the genomic stretch tattattattattattattattattaagtcTTTTTCTGCAATTTATTGCTTAAAAATATAATTCGCCTAGTCTTGAGGGGTAACTTTATGTAAAACTGGATGTACCCCAGTGTTCAGTGCTATAAGCACCATTCCAACTCATGCAATTGCTACTTAcaccctccgtctcataaaaaataaacttctgaCTACATATTTGGATATAAGCTATGTTCAAATTCATAGCCATAATTATTTTACGAAGAGAGTATCTAGCTTATTAATAAATTCACGGGTCTTTAACAAAAATCCAAAACTTTACTTTTGGATATTGCATAGCATATTGTAGTAGTCGTAGTTGATAAAAGAACTGGTACTTATAGGCTTATAGACACGTGAATATGTGCTACGTACTCCTAATATATACTAAAAAGAGGAGAAACAGACATGTGACGGACATGTCATGATGCACTGAAGGGTTGAAGCACGCAAACTCTTTAATGTAAGAGTCTCTTGGCAAGTAATTTATCAGATGCTTTTGTTTTTCTATATTTACATGCATCGTATGTTACACACGGGTGCTTTGCTTCAGCCACGGGTGCTTTGCTTCAGCCTTCAAGCATTGGCAGTTTGGCACCCCTACAAATTCTACTTGGGGAACAAATATATCTTCTTTTCATCTGCTAAGAGATATCTAAACAGATACATTGTGCTTACGCATGGGTGTGGTTGCACTTGCTGGACGGACGATGGTTCAAGACATTTTGCCTTTCGGATGCCGTTTCTGCCAAACTGCTTGTAAATGGCTCTGGGATGTATCTCTGTGGCGATTGACCTAAATTCTGTCACTTCTGCACGATTTCTTCAGAAGAACGATAACACCCAAAAGATAGTTGGAAGAAAACTGAAGTGGAAACACCACGTCTGCCTGCAATATGCGTCGGTCTAATCCGCGAAGTTCAGCAAAAACCTCCAGAATTTCCAGACGATGGTCTGCCAACAGCAAGCCTGCAGTGCAGTTTACCTCCAGAATTTCCAGACAGTGGCCAAATAAAAAATTGTTGGTTGCGTCTTGATGTTAATCATCTCAGAACCGGCAACTGCTCCGGTTGGAATGATCCTTTCCTTTGCCCCCATGGGTTGCTCATTTCAATGTTCTAAACTTACAGTTTACTGCTAGCATCTGCATCTTCTTCAATAGAAGAATCTGCTTTCCTCGTCTCGAGACGATGAGTTCAGGATTCATAATTCGAAACTTACACTTCACTGCTCTATAGCACGACGTAGTAGGAGTACATGTTAACCCCTTTCTAGAATCTGCATCTTATAGTATTACTGGGAGTATTATACATCCTGATACAAAGCAGTCTGTTTGTTACGCTGCTCGATGCAGCTTTGTCGATTGTCTATGGGAACAAGgcagaaaggggaaaaaatggaGATAATCATAGTCCTGAACTCCTGATCCCTTTTGTCACAAATAAAGCTGCACTACTAATACAAGTAGAACCTTCTTGTGTATTATAACCATCACGACAAGCCCCATGTCGGTTGCCTTCTTTATCACCTCGTGTCGGCAACATGGACGCCGGAACACATGCCCCCTCTCCTGAACATTCCTCCTCTGTTCCGCGCCACAACTACTCTGTTTTTCTCCCCGGAAATGCCGCAGAGAAAAGCCGAATCACGAGTAGTACAAAGCAGCATCCGGCGAGGTGGCATTGTCTCGGTGTCTCTCTCTGTGAGATGCCTCGTGTCTCTCCGATAGTCCGATCCGACATGAATCCAAGCTAGGTTCACGTTCTGTGTCACGGTGTCAGTGTTAGCAGACTGCATCGGTGCAGCCATGGTTCGTTTGGTAACTGTTCACGTCATCTGATCAAGCTTGCGCTGCGGAGCAAGTCACCCAAAACGACAGCGAAAGAGCGTGACAACGAAAGGAGACGTCTACATGCATAATGTACATACGTGTCGCCATCTTTACATGCAAAAAccctactagtactagtagtagctgAGGTCACACGGCGCGTGGTTAAATTTACACCAGGAAGCTACTACCACGGTGGAGTTCGCCGGCGTCCGGCGGTCACAGCATCAGGCCGAGGCGCTCGCTGGCGACGTCGCAGCGGATGGGCGCGAGGCCGACGCGGCCGCGCTCCAGGTCGTACTCCACCCACACGTTCATCTGGTGGTGGTGCCCGATCACGTACGCTGTGATGGGCACCATGTCCGCGTTCCCGAACGTGAGGCAccacacgccgtcgccgccacggcgcTCGCCGGGGACCTTGTACAGGAGCCTGTCCCCCGCCACCGTCATCTGCGCGCCGTTGAACAGCAGCGTGACGGCGGggagcctcgccggcggcgcgcgccccTGGGGCACGCGGAAGCATGTGTCGAACGCCTCCTGGAACGCGAAGTTGGGGTCGTTGAGCGCCGGGAGCCAGGGCTTGGTCTGTCTCGAGAACTCGGCTTTCAATGCGGAGTAGGcgtcgccgaggaggaaggtgaactGCGTGCCGGAGTCCACCATGGTCTGCCCGGCGCCGGTGTGGTCCGGCGCGAGAACGGACGCCGGGATGGGGAGTGGCTTGCCGCCGACGCGGATGCCGAGGAGCTGGACGGAGTAAGCCACGCGGTCGAAGTAGGGGAGCGGCATGGCCGGCTGGTACAGGGGCGTGTAGTTGAGCGGCAGGAAGGGGAGATCGCTGTGGCCTAGGAGGAGCACGCCGGCGTCGTCGCGGTCGGAGATGCAGTACGAGAAGCGGCGGGTGCTCGCCTGGGAGACGAAGGAGAGGGCGCCCCTGTTCATGCCCAGCAGCCCGGCGGTCGCGACGCCGTCGGGCGAGGTGTCGAACGCGGTGGCCATGCAGCCGAACGCCGCGCGCAGCGGCGGCCCTTGCCCCACGGTGAAGACTTCCGTCGCGAGCGCACCGTCGGAGGAGGACCCGTCCGCGTAGGACAAGGACACGCGGCACTGTTTCGAGGCCCCGTcgcaggccggcggcgacggcaggtcGCGGGATCGGCACTGCGCGGAGTCGCAGGGCACGGAGGCGAAGGTAAGCGATGCCCTTGGCCGGAAAGACAGCGCGCTCCTCccgcccccacccccgccgccgccgggcgcacAGAGCAGCCACGACAGCTCGCTGCCGGTGTCGAGCACCATGGTGACATTCTGCGGCGGCGTGCCGACGGCGAGCGAGACGGTGAGGCTGACGTTGTGGTGGAACCGCAGCTTGCTCGCCGGCCGCGGCAGCGCCCCCGCCGGCACCTGCCGCGCCCGCAGCTCGAACAGCagcggccgcgtcgccgccgccgccgccgccgccgcagcgggcCTCGGCACGGCgagcaagaggaggaggaggaggaggaggcaaaccggcagcgcgggaggaggggGCATGGCGGTGGTTGCGCGCATGTGAGCGGGgaggcgggcggagcggagggatgGATGCTTGGATTTGGGTGTGGGGTTTTGGTTCGGCGTGGATTTTATGGGGGCAGCGACGAGTGGAGTGGTGGTGACGCAGGCAGGCGTGCGACGAGGAGTGGACTCGCTCACTCACACTGTGCGACGGTGAGGACGGACGGGTCAGTGTCGCCGAGTCCCTTGTGCGTGTCGTCTTCTAGGCCTTGGAACCAGGTCGAGCCAGCTGGCTAGCCATAGAGATCAGTACTACTGCTACCTCTACTGCTAGGTGTACTCATCCAATTCAAATTTCCACAGTAACTTGCTGCATTTTGTAGGAGTAGTAGCAAGTTTGTAAGTATATGGGTGTACGTAGACGCGCGCGTTGTGTTAATTACAGTTCGATCGATCTCCAACACAAGCACAATGAACAACACACATCATCTCATTCCCCGGTGTGTTTATGGCCCCCAACGACGACATTACACATTGCGCTCGTACACCACAGCACAGAGCCACAGACGCAGACGTGAAGTCCACACTATACGTGCATGGAGAGTTATGCCCTCATCTACCATACCAACACCGAGGAAAAGATCACAATTCTCGCGTCGTACCGCCGCTAAGCATATGGACAGTTCAGGATCAAAAGGCCGCCGTGAATGCGGTGCCTGCCTCTCGTTCCAATGAGAGGGGGCAACGCATTCAAGCTACGCAGCTAAAGTTTTGTACTGTTCGGCATGAAAGCGACGCGTTCAATTCATTTCATCAAGCTTGGTTCAGAAGCATTCATTCGACCAGGCGACGCGGTTTCGCCTCTatggctcgccggcgccgcgccggccaccaCTGCTGCTGTGCATGCACGGCCCGGGTTGAGTTACCGCGCCACGCGAGGCTGCCGTCCTAGCCGGTAGATTAGGTCGTAATTTGTAGGCTGCTCCTTTTGTTAGTTGCACTAACCATGGCTGCTTTGGCACTTTAATCTCGATCGCCGTCTGCAAATTAATCGCTCATGGGCCATGACTGTTTCAGCTTTGAACTGCTCGGCCAATGATGCGCGTTAGCGCGGTCAAGTGTTCAAAAACTTCGCTGTGGTCTTGTGGATAGCAGGATCGATGCATCCTGTGCGCTCTGCAGAAGGGCAGAGCAATCTGAAGGATTGCCTTGTTTGCTGCTCCCTCTGGGCTTTGGTTACCGTAAACAACGCACACCTGTGGACAATTGCACGGTTTCAAGCACGAGTGGCCTCGGAGCAAGCGTGCACTATTTGTTACTGCAAGATGGGGGAAGAAAAATGCATCGCCATGGGGAACAACGCGGGCCAAAGCCAGGCCAGGCACACTCGTTTGCCGGACGTCGTTGAAACAGTCAGATCCCCTGTTTCAGGGACCGAGCTACGGCCTACGGGCAGCGACTTGTTTTTACCGTCATTTGCAGCGAGCACTATACACCAGTACACTCCTCCTACCCTGAGGATACCACAATGATTATCTATAGGCTTTTTACAAGAGATCCATATCAGCATATTTTcatacttggaagagattaaatgaagagagagagcaaagctatctactaacctggagatagtctatagagaaaaacaagGCAATGGATCTAGAgttatagatacccatgtagacataccattgaagtggtttactattaatctagtctattgctaagatgtacatattttatagatagcaccttactttaccactGCGGATGCTCTGATGATAGTAGTACAATTGTACAAGTAGAGTCAATTACTCGTGTCGTGTGAGTAGCTGGAAACAACAAAGCGATGCGTGCGTCAGCTGCTTTTCCCCGGGCATGTTTGTCATACTGCGCGTAACTGCATCTTCATCATGTCACTCGCCGACTCGCCGTCCTTCAGAGTAAAGACGATATCATCGTCCAAGATTACACTACCACGGGGTCACTAGTTGACGACAAGCAGAGTCATTGCAGAGATCGAGTGGTAGGTTTGGTGGCGAGGTCCAAGCCAGAAACAATTTCCTTGTCACCACAGCCGCCTATGCCCTACAGCTCTCCAGGGCTCCACGACGCGCTGTTTGGTTTGGACACGATTATATTAGACGACGAGGACGAGCACAACTCGCGGATTATGCGATCGAATAGCAACATGAGACACAACGATCGCCGCCTAACCGCACTAATAATCGCGGATGTAACGTCGAACTAGCGCTCGATCATGTCAAAATCAGTGCAGATGGCGCCATGGATCAGCAGTTCAGCACAGGCAAGGTGACAACGAGCTCAACCCGCACATGTGATCCATGCGCTGTTCTCGCAGGATTTATCCATCCCACTAGCTTTTCCCTTGGAGGCCTGATCGGGCAGGGTGGTAGGTGGAGTAGTGTAGTGCTGCTACTCATGCTCACTGGACCATGGTCCTTTGCTCGAGCCCACACACATGGAAGGATGAGATGAGGATGGGCGGGCAGGCGGGCGGGCAGGTGCAGGATTCGCTCGCTCTCCATCTGCTCGATCGCGTCTCGCGTCGCTCTCGATCGCGAGACGGCCACGCCCGCATGGCCGGCTGTGGGCTGCGGCTGCTGCCGCCGGGAGGACGACGTCGATCGCGATTATAGTTTAATGGCGCGCGCAGTTGCATGTAGTTGTCGAggcagctgctgctggctgctgcgcGCGCGGAGCGGAGGCGAAGCAATCTGGAAATTGCCATGTTTGTGAACAGGGAGCGCTGTCAGCTGTGGACCTGATCTCGCCGTTTATGGTGATGCGTCGCGGCCGGGACGGCAATGATCGGTCATTATGGGTTGGGGGATGAGGACTGTGAGGAGGCAGGGACTCTGGTTAAACATCATGGGCCAGCTGGTTGGGGAGAAGTCAAAGTCGCGCTTAATTTAATCTCCCCTGCGTCTGCCTGTGCGTACACAGGATGATCTGCATAGTGTGTTAACATTTTAACAGTGGCACGATCGAGATTTGTGGACTGGGAAAGGgacaggccaggccaggcctaGAAGGAACACGATTTCATGATCTATAAAGTTGTATATACTCTATATCGTCTCAAAAGGCATCGTCAAGATGGCCGAGTTGGTCTAAGGCGCCAGTTTGGCATGGGTTCGAATCCCATTCTTGacatgattaattttttttatagaacttCATTGGCATGGCATGGATTTGAATCCATTCTAGACATGTTTAGAATCCTATTCTTgacatgattattttttttatacaattTCATTGGCATGGGTTCGAATCCCATTCttgacatgttttttttatatatatagaactTCATTTTTATCGGCTGTTATACTGTACTTTTAGAACATTGAGCAACATAACGTATTTTTATGTTGCTCaattatatactactccctccgtcccttaatataagggattttggcattttgcttgcactgtttgaccactcgtcttattcaaaaaatttgtgcaaatataaaaaacgaaaagttgtacttaaagtactttggataataaagtaagtcacagataaaataaataataatttcaattttttttgaataatacgaatggttaaacagtgcaagcaaaatgtcaaaatacTTTATATTAGGGGACGTAGGGAATAGTCTTGAATACATGAATTTCGTATGAAACATTCAAGTCCTTGAAAAAagttacttcctctgtcccataatataagggattttgagtttttgtttgaacTGTTTAATtacttgtcttattcaattttttctaaaattattatttattttttgtgtgacttactttattatctaaagtattttaagccaactttttgttttttatatttgcacaaattttttgaataagacgagtggtcaaacagttcgattcaaaactcaaaatcccttatattatgggacggagggagtattttcctTCCATTTCAAGCGAGCCTGCTAAAGTAGTTTCCGCACAACATATCATACTATGTTTTGAGCTCCAAAGGGTGTGTGCATAAAGAGTACAGATGATTTGGGGGATAAATTTGATCTGCCAGATATAAGGAAAGAATCGACTACAAACTTACAATTGTATAGATACCTGTAACAAATTGATCTGCCATACATACAGTTCGTACGAAACAGATCTTCATCGCATAACAGAGTGCATTGCGAAGCTAGAAAACTAAAACAACTTCAACTCGAAGATTGGAGTGTAAAAATAAACGTGAAGATGTAATTGAACAGGTAGCAGAAAGAATCACTTGATCAGCTCGAAGTTTGCTAGCTTGATCGCCTTGCCTTAACGTGTCAGAATTTCAGTTTCTTTCCTAACCGTGGCTAGGCACGCCTTTTAGTTATGGTACAGCGTGTCTACGGTAGATGGCAAAATTAATAATCAATCTTCTGCAGCCACAAGatcttaacaaaaaaaatctcttcCTGCTATTCTTGACATGGTATGTCGTCGAACCAGCGTCGTCTAGCATTGTACTCCTAGCAGCAAGTCGTTGTTAGGGATGACGCAGTCCCGATAGCGCAACGACAACAAGTTCCCAGCGGCCGCAGCGAACCGGTGGCAAGCGGACCCTAGCCGTCTCAGCACGCCGCCGCGTACGAGCTTGCCGGTCCCGTCGACGACCCTGACCGCGAAGATGCGTCCCGCgacgcggcggccgaggcggtaCTCGCTTCGGCCGCCGGGCATCATCAGCTCGCAGAGGACGAGCCCATCTGGGGAGCTGAGCACCATGCCGTCGACCTGGACCTCGACCTCGACGACCTGGAGCCCGGACTCCCGGCGGCAGAGCGGGCAGGTGTCGTGCGCCTCGAGCCACGGCGCGATGCACTGCGGGTGGTACGCGTGGTCGCACGGCGTCACGACCGCGCTCCCCCCGGGCTCCAGGTCGTCGAGGCACACCGCGCAGGTGCGCCCCGCATCGCGCACCGTGACGGTGGGCAGCTGCTGGCGCGTCgacgacacggcggcggcgaccggagcaCGGCGCAGGGCGCACGCCTGGAGGAACTCGCCGGCGTCCATGACCTCGACGATCTCCTCGAGCGCTGCTCGCGGGGCGCGTGTCGGGCAGGTGGAGAGGCCATcggggcggtggaggcggctgcACATGAAACACCAGATGGGCGACGCGTCCATGCCGatgccgccggcggtgga encodes the following:
- the LOC4327509 gene encoding aspartic proteinase PCS1, translated to MRATTAMPPPPALPVCLLLLLLLLLAVPRPAAAAAAAAATRPLLFELRARQVPAGALPRPASKLRFHHNVSLTVSLAVGTPPQNVTMVLDTGSELSWLLCAPGGGGGGGGRSALSFRPRASLTFASVPCDSAQCRSRDLPSPPACDGASKQCRVSLSYADGSSSDGALATEVFTVGQGPPLRAAFGCMATAFDTSPDGVATAGLLGMNRGALSFVSQASTRRFSYCISDRDDAGVLLLGHSDLPFLPLNYTPLYQPAMPLPYFDRVAYSVQLLGIRVGGKPLPIPASVLAPDHTGAGQTMVDSGTQFTFLLGDAYSALKAEFSRQTKPWLPALNDPNFAFQEAFDTCFRVPQGRAPPARLPAVTLLFNGAQMTVAGDRLLYKVPGERRGGDGVWCLTFGNADMVPITAYVIGHHHQMNVWVEYDLERGRVGLAPIRCDVASERLGLML
- the LOC136353951 gene encoding uncharacterized protein translates to MATFSTAGGIGMDASPIWCFMCSRLHRPDGLSTCPTRAPRAALEEIVEVMDAGEFLQACALRRAPVAAAVSSTRQQLPTVTVRDAGRTCAVCLDDLEPGGSAVVTPCDHAYHPQCIAPWLEAHDTCPLCRRESGLQVVEVEVQVDGMVLSSPDGLVLCELMMPGGRSEYRLGRRVAGRIFAVRVVDGTGKLVRGGVLRRLGSACHRFAAAAGNLLSLRYRDCVIPNNDLLLGVQC